The Devosia sp. MC521 genome has a segment encoding these proteins:
- a CDS encoding SIR2 family protein, with product MPTAWEISVVETLALLDGDFKPTADALTEGGYALWLGSGISMGKVPKLQTIAEKVLRHLHQKCDPDDPNCRFANALTDVLGVAALSDDEWAKVDLAQPLDTWLDVSSVTTRLVNQYASMMDQAPSGEEPDYLLWDAVDVVATYADPTKKPGGEHLGIAALIMEGVVADVVSANWDGLVESAVAELSGGGDILNVVVLPEDVRKPARRAQLYKFHGCAILAGEDESKYRPRLVARKTQIDGWTEKGENKVIGARLVDIVTAKPTLMLGLSAQDSNIQGIFVAAQQRMSWTLPSYPPAYVFSEEKVGLNQKGLLANVYNGLITPANKADVENSALLRSFGKALLPALWLYVVGAKLASLTELAAAKFAAPELDKIKAGIISLRNQAAELSVVDAEENFARNTLAAMGRGMSLFRTGKAPAHNGPVYHPVSQVPITSTVNDPLISTSGLGEASVALGVIGIGSGEFDWTIEQGGGARPGAIRVSSPSRASEIFFAANQTSALNLKADGLVSREDDAVVVHSQPMAETKQRSPRSNSIRKGRPSLREFSIVDLVASSGTLEDLISRFRHEAVL from the coding sequence ATGCCTACAGCCTGGGAGATTTCTGTTGTCGAGACGCTCGCTTTGTTGGATGGGGATTTCAAGCCCACCGCCGACGCCCTTACTGAAGGTGGATATGCTCTTTGGCTTGGCTCTGGCATCTCTATGGGAAAGGTGCCGAAGCTGCAAACGATCGCTGAAAAGGTACTGCGGCACCTACATCAGAAATGCGATCCTGATGACCCGAACTGTCGCTTTGCGAATGCTCTGACTGACGTACTGGGCGTTGCCGCTCTTTCTGACGATGAATGGGCAAAGGTCGATCTTGCACAACCTCTTGACACCTGGCTTGACGTCTCCTCCGTCACCACACGGCTAGTAAATCAGTACGCCAGCATGATGGATCAGGCCCCCTCGGGAGAGGAGCCCGATTACTTGCTGTGGGACGCAGTCGATGTCGTTGCCACCTATGCGGACCCAACCAAAAAACCTGGAGGAGAACATCTCGGGATTGCCGCTCTGATAATGGAGGGCGTAGTCGCTGACGTCGTAAGCGCTAACTGGGACGGCTTAGTCGAAAGCGCAGTGGCCGAACTGTCTGGCGGAGGGGATATCCTTAATGTCGTTGTCTTGCCCGAAGACGTTCGCAAACCTGCAAGACGTGCCCAGCTCTACAAATTTCACGGCTGTGCTATTCTGGCAGGCGAGGACGAGAGTAAGTACCGCCCTAGGCTCGTAGCTCGCAAGACACAGATTGATGGCTGGACAGAGAAGGGCGAGAACAAGGTCATCGGCGCCCGCCTGGTGGACATAGTGACTGCCAAGCCAACGCTAATGCTAGGTCTTTCGGCACAGGATTCGAACATCCAGGGTATCTTCGTTGCGGCCCAGCAACGCATGAGTTGGACCCTACCAAGCTATCCGCCCGCCTACGTATTTTCTGAAGAAAAAGTTGGCCTCAATCAGAAAGGGCTGCTTGCAAACGTATACAACGGCCTGATCACGCCTGCGAACAAAGCTGACGTGGAAAATTCCGCCTTGCTTAGGTCGTTTGGCAAAGCGCTTCTGCCCGCACTATGGCTTTATGTCGTGGGCGCGAAGCTTGCCTCGTTGACCGAATTGGCTGCTGCAAAATTTGCAGCCCCCGAGCTGGACAAGATAAAGGCGGGCATCATCTCGCTGCGCAATCAGGCGGCCGAACTATCCGTTGTGGACGCCGAGGAAAACTTCGCTCGCAATACACTTGCGGCTATGGGGCGCGGCATGAGCCTTTTCAGAACCGGGAAGGCGCCTGCACACAACGGCCCGGTTTATCATCCGGTGTCTCAGGTGCCTATAACTTCCACCGTAAACGACCCGCTCATTTCCACCAGTGGGCTGGGCGAAGCATCGGTGGCGCTCGGCGTGATTGGCATCGGGTCGGGCGAATTTGACTGGACGATTGAGCAGGGCGGGGGGGCTCGGCCAGGGGCCATAAGGGTATCCTCTCCATCGCGTGCTTCAGAAATTTTCTTCGCGGCGAACCAAACAAGTGCCCTTAACCTGAAAGCCGACGGTCTCGTTTCAAGAGAAGACGATGCGGTTGTGGTGCATAGTCAGCCTATGGCCGAAACGAAACAGCGATCACCCCGCTCGAACTCAATTCGAAAGGGGCGCCCGTCCTTACGAGAGTTCAGCATTGTTGATCTAGTCGCCTCTAGTGGCACCCTTGAGGACCTGATCAGTAGGTTTCGCCATGAGGCAGTGCTGTGA
- a CDS encoding alpha-L-fucosidase has translation MDSSLTLSRADDGASGKAWFSEDRFGMFIHFGLYALPARHEWVMNREETSPEDYAKYFENFNPDLYDPKEWARHAREAGMKYVVLTAKHHEGFCLWDSKFTDYKATNTPYGKDLLKPYVEAFRAEGLKVGFYYSLIDWHHPEFPIDGIHALRNHPDALEMNKSRDIRKYAEYMRNQVTELLTEFGEISVIWFDFSYPNRDYRGMPGKGRTDWESEELIGLVRQLQPDIIVGDRLDLPTDGNFPKDLATPEQYTPREAPTINGRPVRWEVCHTFSGSWGYHRDESTWKDADQLINILVDTVALGGNLLMNVGPTGRGTFDKRAVTALQTYGEWLHYNSRSIYGAGPSKYQAPNGCKFTQKGNRLYLHLQTWPFRHVHIANLGGKVRYAQLLHDASEIHWLDPKAEVDSNIGVAVGANMLTLELPVLKPDMVSPVVELILHDEA, from the coding sequence ATGGATAGCTCGCTGACGCTGAGCCGCGCCGATGATGGCGCAAGTGGCAAGGCCTGGTTTTCAGAAGATCGCTTTGGGATGTTCATCCACTTCGGTCTATACGCCCTGCCCGCTCGGCACGAATGGGTCATGAACCGCGAGGAAACATCGCCCGAAGACTACGCCAAGTATTTTGAGAATTTTAATCCGGACCTATACGACCCCAAGGAATGGGCACGTCATGCCCGTGAAGCGGGGATGAAATATGTGGTGCTGACTGCCAAGCACCACGAAGGCTTCTGTCTTTGGGACAGTAAGTTTACGGACTACAAGGCGACCAACACTCCATATGGCAAGGACCTCTTGAAGCCATATGTCGAAGCGTTTCGTGCCGAAGGCCTAAAGGTCGGCTTCTACTATTCGCTGATCGATTGGCATCATCCGGAATTCCCGATCGACGGCATTCATGCGCTGCGCAATCACCCTGATGCGCTCGAGATGAACAAGAGCCGCGACATCCGCAAATACGCTGAATACATGCGCAATCAGGTGACTGAGCTCCTGACAGAGTTCGGTGAAATTTCGGTCATCTGGTTCGACTTCTCTTATCCCAATCGCGACTATCGCGGCATGCCCGGAAAAGGTCGGACTGATTGGGAAAGCGAGGAACTCATTGGCCTCGTGCGCCAGCTCCAGCCCGACATTATTGTCGGCGACCGTCTCGACCTGCCAACCGATGGGAATTTCCCGAAGGATCTGGCGACCCCGGAGCAATATACGCCGCGCGAAGCCCCAACCATCAATGGCCGCCCGGTGCGCTGGGAAGTGTGCCATACCTTCTCGGGCTCTTGGGGCTATCACCGCGACGAAAGCACGTGGAAGGATGCTGATCAGCTCATCAATATCCTCGTCGACACCGTTGCTCTCGGCGGCAATCTACTTATGAATGTTGGCCCGACAGGTCGTGGCACCTTCGACAAGCGCGCCGTCACTGCGCTTCAGACCTATGGCGAGTGGTTGCATTATAATAGCCGCTCCATTTATGGCGCTGGGCCGTCCAAATATCAGGCACCGAACGGCTGCAAATTCACGCAAAAGGGTAACAGGCTCTATCTGCATTTGCAGACTTGGCCGTTCCGTCATGTTCACATCGCCAATCTGGGCGGCAAGGTGCGCTATGCCCAGCTCTTGCACGATGCGAGCGAGATCCACTGGCTGGACCCTAAGGCGGAAGTTGATAGCAATATCGGCGTCGCTGTCGGCGCCAATATGCTGACTTTGGAGCTACCGGTTCTCAAGCCAGACATGGTGTCGCCCGTCGTAGAACTCATTCTCCACGACGAGGCATAA
- a CDS encoding LacI family DNA-binding transcriptional regulator has product MATIRDVAKIAEVSVSTVSLAFSNPGRVSAATLEKIRAAAATVGYAADPLAQSLARGRSRMIGFVVGNVGNPFFGDIRRELENYALTHEHFVLVTDTSGQPERERALIEHLVGLKIAGLALAPASSGKDYVDFIQSLNIPVVCFDQKIAGLERDFVGSDNFMAGAMLTEHLLQLGHKRIAFIKGPDHFNTAAERYRGFVQTMAGAGADVNPAYVVDGKFTRSGGYAAAMNLLVQSQRPTAIIGANNTVALAALQAMQELGFRCPDDISLAMIDTVQWADVITPKITTVVQDSVQLGNIIAQRLVHRITKPEFAAEPAQDFTLTPRFVAGASCRKL; this is encoded by the coding sequence ATGGCCACGATACGTGACGTTGCCAAAATTGCAGAAGTTTCTGTTTCCACCGTGTCGCTTGCGTTCAGCAATCCGGGGCGGGTGAGTGCGGCTACCTTGGAGAAAATTCGTGCCGCTGCTGCGACCGTTGGTTATGCGGCTGATCCGCTGGCGCAGAGTCTGGCGCGCGGCCGTAGTCGTATGATTGGGTTCGTTGTCGGTAATGTCGGTAACCCGTTTTTTGGCGATATACGACGTGAGCTAGAGAACTACGCACTCACCCATGAGCACTTCGTTTTGGTCACGGATACCTCGGGCCAGCCGGAGCGGGAGCGGGCGCTCATTGAGCATCTTGTCGGGCTCAAAATTGCCGGTCTAGCCCTGGCGCCGGCCAGCTCGGGCAAGGATTACGTCGATTTTATCCAATCCCTGAACATTCCCGTGGTTTGTTTTGACCAGAAGATCGCCGGTCTGGAACGCGACTTTGTGGGCTCGGATAACTTTATGGCCGGCGCGATGCTCACTGAGCATCTTCTACAACTCGGTCACAAGCGCATCGCCTTCATAAAAGGACCGGACCATTTCAACACCGCTGCGGAACGCTATCGGGGCTTTGTGCAAACGATGGCCGGAGCGGGCGCTGATGTTAATCCCGCCTATGTGGTGGATGGCAAATTCACGCGATCTGGCGGCTATGCGGCTGCAATGAACCTCTTGGTGCAATCGCAGCGGCCCACAGCCATAATCGGCGCGAACAATACGGTTGCGCTGGCGGCCTTGCAGGCTATGCAGGAACTTGGCTTCCGATGCCCGGACGATATTTCGCTGGCAATGATCGACACCGTGCAATGGGCCGACGTAATCACGCCGAAGATCACCACCGTGGTTCAGGATTCCGTGCAGCTGGGCAATATCATCGCGCAACGGCTTGTGCATCGCATAACCAAACCAGAGTTTGCAGCAGAGCCTGCGCAGGACTTTACACTGACACCAAGATTTGTCGCTGGCGCTTCGTGTCGCAAGCTTTAG
- a CDS encoding sugar ABC transporter substrate-binding protein: MRRHLVLLATTALASASLFAAPSYSQEQVNLTWQMWGDEKDSALFGSLAALVTEQYPNITVTPQFSGWTDYWTRLPVLASSGQIADIVAMQSMRMPTFYGILEPLDPYFEKEGFDVNLYESSIMEGLSHGDTQYALPYDVGPWVVYYNIDRFEEAGIPTPAPDWTFNDFRDAALKLTGDGKYGYATQAFDFIAGPVALGAEYLNDADEFDAANPGYVEAVGKYVDLVNVDKTSPVFASGAGAITGSGRFATGEAAMYIDGPWVLVQTKDSVDFKIGVAPLPRGDGPSRFITAGSGWGVAAASKHKDEAFKALAVLTGPKAAEILATAGRALPGRLDAQKFWYDEAAKDVVGAREALTYAFEHSTKFRLNEKYNDFENLITQYMPLALQGDSTTEAVLTDIQNQLPF; encoded by the coding sequence GTGAGACGACATCTTGTTTTATTGGCCACAACGGCCTTAGCCAGTGCATCCCTGTTTGCTGCCCCAAGTTACAGTCAGGAACAGGTCAATCTGACCTGGCAAATGTGGGGCGATGAAAAAGACAGCGCCCTGTTCGGAAGCCTTGCAGCACTGGTCACCGAACAGTATCCGAATATTACGGTGACGCCACAGTTCTCGGGTTGGACGGATTATTGGACGCGCCTGCCCGTTCTTGCTTCATCCGGGCAAATTGCTGACATCGTCGCCATGCAGTCGATGCGCATGCCCACCTTCTACGGCATTCTTGAGCCGCTTGATCCATACTTCGAGAAGGAAGGGTTTGACGTCAATCTCTACGAAAGCTCCATTATGGAGGGGCTTTCACATGGCGATACGCAATACGCCCTGCCCTATGACGTTGGCCCTTGGGTCGTCTACTACAATATAGACCGTTTTGAAGAAGCGGGCATTCCGACCCCAGCCCCAGACTGGACCTTCAACGACTTCCGCGATGCCGCGCTCAAGCTTACCGGCGATGGCAAATACGGTTACGCCACTCAGGCATTTGACTTCATTGCCGGTCCGGTCGCTTTGGGCGCCGAATACCTTAATGACGCCGATGAGTTCGACGCAGCTAACCCTGGCTATGTCGAGGCCGTCGGAAAGTATGTTGATCTCGTCAATGTCGACAAGACGTCGCCAGTCTTCGCCTCAGGGGCAGGCGCAATCACTGGGAGTGGTCGATTTGCGACCGGTGAAGCAGCGATGTACATCGATGGTCCTTGGGTGCTGGTCCAGACCAAAGACAGCGTTGATTTCAAAATCGGCGTGGCGCCACTGCCGCGTGGCGATGGGCCGTCTCGTTTCATCACTGCAGGTTCTGGCTGGGGTGTTGCCGCCGCCAGCAAGCACAAGGATGAGGCTTTTAAGGCTCTCGCCGTTCTCACCGGCCCGAAAGCTGCCGAAATCCTTGCAACCGCTGGCCGGGCGCTGCCGGGCCGTCTCGACGCCCAAAAATTCTGGTACGACGAGGCCGCAAAGGATGTCGTCGGCGCACGCGAGGCGCTCACCTACGCTTTTGAGCACTCGACCAAGTTCCGTCTGAACGAAAAGTACAACGATTTTGAAAATCTGATCACCCAGTACATGCCACTGGCCTTGCAGGGTGACTCAACGACCGAAGCTGTCCTGACTGACATTCAGAACCAGCTGCCGTTCTAA
- a CDS encoding GIY-YIG nuclease family protein, protein MGKFTEEDDALLEELGVVTETQTASSRSPREERIIAGFEDIQKFVDAHGRHPQHGEGRDIFERMYAVRLDQLRKQEDCVSLLQPLDRQGLLTNVSPATTTIDDLDDDALLAELGLSGDDTDPDSITNLTHVRSSAEKKAAEEIANRQKCEDFATFKPLFEKVQQELDTGLRETRRFERKAEIEKGRFYILAGQKAYVAEMEEPTTNEHGMRDARLRVIFDNGTESNLLMRSLQKALQQDENGRRIIEPHAGPLFSGEAEDGDEKSGTIYVLRSKSDHPDVAANRMVLHKIGVTGGSVERRISNAKLDPTFLLADVEVVASYRLYNINRSKLENIIHRVFGPAKLNISIKDRFGNPVVPREWFLVPLNVIDEAVEKIKDGSISAVQYDPSTASLTSAGRE, encoded by the coding sequence GTGGGTAAGTTTACCGAGGAAGACGATGCCCTTCTCGAGGAGCTCGGCGTCGTCACCGAAACCCAGACTGCTTCCTCCAGGTCCCCCCGTGAAGAGCGGATCATTGCCGGCTTTGAGGACATCCAGAAGTTCGTCGACGCCCACGGCCGCCACCCGCAGCACGGGGAGGGGCGTGACATCTTCGAGCGGATGTACGCGGTGCGGCTCGATCAGCTCCGGAAACAAGAGGACTGCGTCTCCCTGCTCCAACCCCTGGATCGCCAGGGGCTGCTGACCAACGTTTCGCCGGCAACCACCACCATCGACGACCTTGATGATGACGCCTTGCTCGCGGAGCTTGGCCTCTCGGGTGATGACACCGACCCGGACTCCATCACCAATCTCACACACGTTCGTTCCTCGGCCGAGAAGAAGGCAGCCGAGGAAATCGCCAACCGGCAGAAGTGCGAGGATTTCGCGACCTTCAAGCCGCTGTTCGAGAAGGTGCAGCAGGAGCTCGATACGGGACTGCGCGAAACCCGGCGCTTTGAGCGGAAGGCCGAGATCGAGAAGGGCAGGTTCTACATCCTGGCCGGCCAGAAGGCCTACGTCGCCGAGATGGAAGAGCCAACGACCAACGAACATGGCATGCGCGACGCGCGCCTGCGGGTGATCTTCGACAACGGCACCGAAAGCAACTTGCTCATGCGGTCGCTCCAGAAGGCGCTGCAGCAGGACGAGAACGGGCGCCGTATCATCGAGCCTCACGCCGGGCCATTATTCTCCGGTGAAGCCGAGGATGGAGACGAAAAGAGCGGGACGATCTACGTACTCCGCAGCAAGTCTGACCATCCGGATGTCGCCGCGAACCGGATGGTGCTGCACAAGATCGGCGTCACCGGTGGTAGTGTCGAACGCCGCATTTCGAATGCCAAGCTGGATCCGACCTTCCTGCTCGCCGATGTCGAGGTCGTCGCCAGTTACCGGCTTTACAACATCAACCGGTCCAAGCTCGAGAACATCATCCATCGGGTGTTCGGCCCGGCGAAGCTGAACATTTCTATCAAGGACCGCTTCGGCAATCCCGTGGTTCCGCGGGAGTGGTTTCTTGTGCCTCTCAATGTTATCGATGAGGCTGTAGAGAAAATAAAAGACGGTTCGATCTCTGCAGTCCAATATGATCCCAGCACTGCTTCTCTGACATCTGCAGGACGTGAGTAA
- a CDS encoding DUF4037 domain-containing protein has product MSLRDELIAVMVPLIADLAEDGAAAVALAGSHGKGRADALSDYDFRAYSDAYRPHLQQTPQWQRFLLEQRRFQKLGARMDGIWMRSYQGVRRDLNGWLAGQVVEKQFEWTIWGYQLPTDLSTQLIAYDPRGELQSWRMELAVFPEILRSAIFTHYRKILDYWKSDYHYTSKVIRLDLVFLAGITCKLVNAIMQVVFAFNRRYFPGDGWNLVLAHELPQLPPHFVERMVEIVEPGNAPDRWHRQRENIVSMINDVETLISAEVGRKLPSAVVELRPEARGDLS; this is encoded by the coding sequence ATGAGCCTGCGCGACGAACTTATCGCTGTCATGGTACCGCTGATCGCCGATCTGGCGGAAGACGGTGCGGCAGCGGTCGCGCTGGCCGGCTCGCACGGTAAAGGGCGTGCCGATGCGTTGTCGGATTATGATTTCCGCGCCTATTCGGACGCCTATCGTCCGCACTTGCAGCAAACCCCACAATGGCAGCGTTTCTTGCTGGAGCAGCGGCGCTTTCAGAAGCTTGGTGCCCGCATGGATGGCATTTGGATGCGCAGCTATCAAGGCGTGCGGCGTGATCTGAATGGTTGGCTGGCCGGACAAGTGGTCGAAAAGCAGTTCGAGTGGACGATCTGGGGGTATCAGCTCCCAACAGACCTCAGTACCCAGCTTATCGCTTACGATCCCCGCGGAGAGCTGCAATCCTGGAGGATGGAGCTCGCGGTGTTTCCGGAGATATTGCGTAGCGCGATCTTTACGCATTACCGCAAAATCTTGGATTATTGGAAGAGCGATTACCATTACACCAGTAAGGTCATCCGGCTCGACCTCGTGTTTCTCGCTGGCATCACTTGCAAGTTGGTGAATGCCATCATGCAGGTCGTGTTCGCCTTTAACCGGCGATACTTCCCGGGCGATGGCTGGAACCTAGTCTTGGCCCATGAACTGCCACAGCTGCCCCCGCATTTTGTTGAACGCATGGTCGAAATTGTCGAACCGGGAAACGCCCCGGATCGGTGGCATCGCCAACGCGAAAATATTGTCTCCATGATCAACGATGTGGAGACCCTGATATCGGCCGAGGTCGGTCGAAAACTTCCATCCGCAGTCGTGGAGCTGCGGCCGGAGGCCCGTGGAGATCTTTCGTAG
- a CDS encoding AAA family ATPase — protein sequence MRLKSITIENFRSINGSITVGLDAPVILIHGPNGAGKTSLLSAIEIGLLGRSAALARVDQDYEKNLLHQSSGSVVTSGKISLQIEDAGLIRTSDIAVTNSGISGTPLLSADHAHFYSERCYLAQSAMGRLLDIYQAQEKKADSALTKFVKDLLGLDQFDALIDGLYPAGNVTRLREPVPEFWGAREDIPRLEDELERLEVAIGSQSDILTAVSTQLHADAQSLSANLTFDGDNPDALRSHLYATDEQSELQLIATERRNLIAMRDQWGRAAASGHESDLTVLEAEYSELSKALVEWNSRVGVVLTSVVAELKKDFPELKLLDSASPETVRSEAALRLTTELGRLADLLAADAGQALQIAALDEAVLKGEARLATLDDQIASSAGDADSLANILAALQPHIHDDVCPVCDQAFGRTGQGDLAAHVSLKIARLVEASGRLQALVVDKRTTTSAVSEAKREREFVKSRRLSPDDLNRAKTKHPRLLEIAIHLDQLRGSCEEVDPTYRRFMEVREQTRVSRGASETVNALRNTLRETSKKLGAPPLAEQESMTDAFARLLDGLAAREAILEAKQAARKRATDSLDRWVSASSQATIARKQAEAVRTRLAELKRRKAEADRRIDVARSLSNRAISARTSLVRRVFNEDLNAVWKDLFVRLAPDEPFIPAFAIPKSTGPVEAVLKTIHRDGGEGGNPRAMLSAGNLNTAALTLFLSLHLSVHPTLPWLVIDDPVQSMDEVHIAQFAALLRTLSKQLNRQIIIAVHEKDLFDYLALELSPAFLDDRLITIEIGRSAVEETTAPWVPHVYVTDRAVA from the coding sequence ATGCGACTGAAATCCATAACGATTGAGAACTTCCGAAGCATCAACGGTAGCATCACTGTCGGCCTTGATGCACCGGTTATCCTTATTCACGGCCCCAACGGGGCAGGGAAGACCAGCCTCCTTTCAGCTATCGAAATCGGTCTTCTTGGCCGCTCCGCTGCGTTGGCGAGGGTTGATCAAGACTACGAAAAAAATCTGCTTCATCAGTCGTCAGGCTCCGTCGTGACGTCTGGCAAGATCAGCCTGCAAATCGAAGACGCCGGTCTCATTCGAACGTCCGACATCGCTGTCACCAATTCGGGCATCTCTGGGACACCTCTGCTTTCGGCGGATCATGCCCATTTCTATTCGGAACGGTGCTACCTAGCGCAGTCCGCAATGGGCAGGTTGCTCGATATTTATCAGGCTCAGGAGAAGAAAGCAGATTCCGCCCTCACCAAATTTGTGAAGGATCTGCTCGGGCTTGACCAATTCGACGCGCTAATCGACGGCCTTTACCCGGCAGGCAATGTAACGCGCCTGCGTGAGCCCGTCCCAGAGTTTTGGGGGGCGCGAGAGGACATCCCACGCCTAGAAGACGAACTTGAGCGGCTAGAGGTGGCGATCGGCAGTCAAAGCGACATCCTCACGGCTGTCAGCACACAGCTACATGCCGACGCCCAGTCACTCAGCGCAAATCTGACGTTTGACGGAGATAATCCAGACGCGTTGAGGTCCCATCTCTACGCTACTGATGAGCAGAGTGAGCTGCAATTAATAGCTACTGAGCGTCGCAATCTCATTGCCATGCGTGATCAGTGGGGTAGGGCCGCCGCATCCGGACATGAATCCGACCTGACAGTGCTTGAGGCAGAATACAGCGAGTTGTCTAAGGCGTTGGTCGAGTGGAACAGCCGTGTTGGCGTAGTTCTCACTAGCGTGGTCGCCGAGCTTAAGAAGGATTTCCCTGAGCTAAAACTGCTGGACAGTGCCTCTCCAGAAACAGTCCGTTCTGAAGCGGCCTTGAGATTGACAACGGAGCTGGGCCGTTTAGCCGATCTGCTAGCGGCTGACGCGGGCCAGGCCTTACAGATAGCGGCGTTGGATGAAGCCGTACTGAAGGGCGAAGCACGACTGGCCACGCTCGACGATCAGATAGCGAGCTCTGCCGGAGACGCTGATAGCCTCGCCAATATTTTGGCGGCGTTGCAGCCTCACATACACGACGATGTTTGCCCGGTGTGTGATCAGGCGTTTGGCCGGACCGGGCAGGGCGATCTGGCAGCGCACGTCTCCCTGAAGATTGCACGTCTGGTAGAAGCTTCCGGTCGACTGCAGGCGTTGGTCGTTGATAAACGCACCACGACTTCGGCGGTATCCGAGGCCAAACGTGAGCGTGAGTTTGTCAAATCGCGGCGACTGTCCCCAGACGACCTTAACAGGGCAAAGACGAAGCATCCTCGTTTGTTGGAAATAGCCATTCACCTTGACCAGCTCAGGGGCAGTTGCGAGGAGGTGGACCCGACCTACCGGCGCTTCATGGAGGTCCGTGAACAAACTCGTGTCTCGCGGGGCGCGAGTGAGACCGTCAATGCATTGCGAAACACACTTCGAGAGACGTCAAAGAAGCTGGGGGCGCCTCCGCTGGCCGAGCAAGAATCAATGACGGATGCTTTCGCACGTTTGCTGGACGGGCTGGCCGCACGTGAGGCGATTCTCGAAGCCAAGCAGGCCGCAAGAAAGAGGGCTACCGATAGCCTGGATCGGTGGGTGTCCGCTTCGTCCCAAGCTACCATTGCCCGCAAACAGGCCGAGGCGGTCCGGACGCGCCTAGCGGAACTGAAGCGGCGCAAGGCGGAGGCCGATAGAAGAATTGATGTAGCGAGATCACTGTCAAACCGTGCGATTAGCGCACGCACCTCCCTTGTCCGCCGGGTGTTCAACGAAGACCTGAACGCTGTTTGGAAGGATCTTTTTGTCCGGTTGGCGCCCGATGAACCTTTCATACCTGCTTTTGCGATCCCTAAATCAACAGGGCCAGTTGAGGCAGTGTTGAAAACGATCCATCGTGATGGTGGCGAGGGCGGTAATCCAAGAGCAATGCTAAGTGCTGGTAACCTCAATACCGCTGCGCTGACGCTCTTTTTGTCACTCCATCTGTCGGTCCATCCCACCTTACCGTGGCTCGTGATCGACGATCCCGTCCAGAGCATGGATGAGGTTCATATCGCTCAGTTTGCGGCGTTGCTCCGTACGCTCTCCAAACAGCTGAATCGTCAAATCATCATTGCTGTGCACGAGAAGGACCTTTTTGATTACCTGGCCCTGGAGCTAAGTCCGGCGTTCCTGGACGACAGACTCATTACCATTGAGATTGGCCGGTCGGCGGTGGAGGAGACCACCGCGCCGTGGGTTCCGCACGTGTACGTAACCGACAGAGCCGTGGCCTAA